A section of the Procambarus clarkii isolate CNS0578487 chromosome 68, FALCON_Pclarkii_2.0, whole genome shotgun sequence genome encodes:
- the Alg11 gene encoding GDP-Man:Man(3)GlcNAc(2)-PP-Dol alpha-1,2-mannosyltransferase isoform X1 — protein MLVVLEAGRWRCSPTSARAVVAHPHHLSLLLFIAAKAMMNAITGFVDSLKELFSLTSQMLSLSVRVWSLGIMLLLQLLLLLVGLVCLCWVLLKFCMYTLRKGEPGYLHVAFFHPYCNAGGGGERVLWCAIRALQKKYQNVRCYVYTGDTDVTPQQILQKAQQRFNVILPRPVEFIFLQSRTLVEAKHYPFVTLLMQSIGSIILAGEALSKFRPDVYIDSMGYAFTYPVFRYIGGCVVGCYTHYPTISTDMLGQVANRVEAHNNRGFISRNIFFSAMKLGYYHIFALMYALVGHCADLVMVNSSWTHGHITALWGQAHHTHIVYPPCDTNKFKSLPIIPDSEKKLKKVISIGQFRPEKDHSLQLRAFQRLCEIIDPDNAQGVQLVLVGGCRNEEDYQRVENLKTLASTLGINDKVVWKLNATFSELLECVQNGTIGLHAMWCEHFGICIVECMAGGLIMVANDSGGPKMDIVVEFEGQQTGYRATDPESYAQAMKKVLELTDEERDRIRIAARNSVDRFSDDQFEISFLSVSESIFSSAVVS, from the exons ctAAAGCAATGATGAATGCCATAACAGGTTTTGTAGATTCTCTCAAGGAACTCTTCAGCTTGACATCTCAGATGCTGTCACTGTCAGTGAGAGTATGGTCTCTTGGCATCATGCTCCTACTACAGCTTCTGTTACTTCTAGTAGGGCTTGTTTGCCTCTGCTGGGTTCTTCTCAAGTTT TGTATGTATACATTACGGAAAGGTGAACCAGGATATCTTCATGTGGCATTTTTTCATCCCTACTGCAATGCTggaggagggggagaaagggTCCTTTGGTGTGCCATAAGAGCGCTGCAGAAAAA GTATCAAAATGTCAGGTGCTATGTATACACTGGAGACACAGATGTTACCCCTCAACAGATACTTCAAAAAGCCCAGCAAAGATTCAATGTTATCTTACCTCGACCAGTAGAATTCATATTCCTCCAGAGTCGTACTCTTGTTGAAGCAAAGCACTACCCTTTTGTAACACTTCTGATGCAGAGTATAGGATCCATTATACTTGCGGGTGAGGCATTGTCTAAGTTTCGTccagatgtttacattgattccaTGGGTTATGCATTTACTTACCCTGTATTTCGTTACATTGGAGGCTGTGTAGTAGGCTGTTACACACATTATCCAACAATAAGTACAGATATGTTAGGACAAGTTGCAAACAGAGTTGAAGCCCATAATAACAGAGGTTTTATTTCCAGAAATATATTTTTTAGTGCAATGAAACTAGGTTATTACCACATATTTGCTCTAATGTATGCATTAGTTGGACATTGTGCAGATCTAGTTATGGTGAACTCATCTTGGACTCATGGCCACATAACAGCACTTTGGGGGCAAGCTCATCATACACACATTGTGTATCCACCATGTGATACAAACAAATTCAAAAGTCTACCCATTATTCCAGACTCTGAGAAGAAATTAAAAAAAGTTATTTCCATTGGTCAGTTTCGTCCAGAAAAGGACCACTCTCTCCAACTGAGAGCTTTCCAGCGGCTATGTGAAATTATTGACCCAGATAATGCACAAGGTGTTCAGCTCGTCTTGGTTGGTGGTTGTAGAAATGAGGAAGACTATCAAAGAGTGGAAAATTTAAAGACACTTGCATCTACTTTAGGAATTAATGATAAGGTAGTTTGGAAACTCAATGCAACTTTTTCAGAGCTTTTAGAATGTGTTCAAAATGGGACAATTGGTTTGCATGCAATGTGGTGTGAACATTTTGGAATTTGCATAGTTGAATGCATGGCAGGAGGGCTCATCATGGTTGCCAATGATTCTGGTGGACCAAAAATGGATATTGTTGTTGAATTTGAGGGTCAGCAAACAGGTTATAGAGCTACAGATCCTGAGTCATATGCTCAGGCAATGAAAAAAGTTTTGGAATTGACTGATGAAGAGAGAGATCGTATTCGTATTGCAGCTCGAAACTCGGTTGACAGATTCAGTGATGATCAGTTTGAAATATCCTTCCTTAGTGTAAGTGAAAGCATTTTTTCTAGTGCAGTAGTAAGTTAA
- the Alg11 gene encoding GDP-Man:Man(3)GlcNAc(2)-PP-Dol alpha-1,2-mannosyltransferase isoform X2 yields MMNAITGFVDSLKELFSLTSQMLSLSVRVWSLGIMLLLQLLLLLVGLVCLCWVLLKFCMYTLRKGEPGYLHVAFFHPYCNAGGGGERVLWCAIRALQKKYQNVRCYVYTGDTDVTPQQILQKAQQRFNVILPRPVEFIFLQSRTLVEAKHYPFVTLLMQSIGSIILAGEALSKFRPDVYIDSMGYAFTYPVFRYIGGCVVGCYTHYPTISTDMLGQVANRVEAHNNRGFISRNIFFSAMKLGYYHIFALMYALVGHCADLVMVNSSWTHGHITALWGQAHHTHIVYPPCDTNKFKSLPIIPDSEKKLKKVISIGQFRPEKDHSLQLRAFQRLCEIIDPDNAQGVQLVLVGGCRNEEDYQRVENLKTLASTLGINDKVVWKLNATFSELLECVQNGTIGLHAMWCEHFGICIVECMAGGLIMVANDSGGPKMDIVVEFEGQQTGYRATDPESYAQAMKKVLELTDEERDRIRIAARNSVDRFSDDQFEISFLSVSESIFSSAVVS; encoded by the exons ATGATGAATGCCATAACAGGTTTTGTAGATTCTCTCAAGGAACTCTTCAGCTTGACATCTCAGATGCTGTCACTGTCAGTGAGAGTATGGTCTCTTGGCATCATGCTCCTACTACAGCTTCTGTTACTTCTAGTAGGGCTTGTTTGCCTCTGCTGGGTTCTTCTCAAGTTT TGTATGTATACATTACGGAAAGGTGAACCAGGATATCTTCATGTGGCATTTTTTCATCCCTACTGCAATGCTggaggagggggagaaagggTCCTTTGGTGTGCCATAAGAGCGCTGCAGAAAAA GTATCAAAATGTCAGGTGCTATGTATACACTGGAGACACAGATGTTACCCCTCAACAGATACTTCAAAAAGCCCAGCAAAGATTCAATGTTATCTTACCTCGACCAGTAGAATTCATATTCCTCCAGAGTCGTACTCTTGTTGAAGCAAAGCACTACCCTTTTGTAACACTTCTGATGCAGAGTATAGGATCCATTATACTTGCGGGTGAGGCATTGTCTAAGTTTCGTccagatgtttacattgattccaTGGGTTATGCATTTACTTACCCTGTATTTCGTTACATTGGAGGCTGTGTAGTAGGCTGTTACACACATTATCCAACAATAAGTACAGATATGTTAGGACAAGTTGCAAACAGAGTTGAAGCCCATAATAACAGAGGTTTTATTTCCAGAAATATATTTTTTAGTGCAATGAAACTAGGTTATTACCACATATTTGCTCTAATGTATGCATTAGTTGGACATTGTGCAGATCTAGTTATGGTGAACTCATCTTGGACTCATGGCCACATAACAGCACTTTGGGGGCAAGCTCATCATACACACATTGTGTATCCACCATGTGATACAAACAAATTCAAAAGTCTACCCATTATTCCAGACTCTGAGAAGAAATTAAAAAAAGTTATTTCCATTGGTCAGTTTCGTCCAGAAAAGGACCACTCTCTCCAACTGAGAGCTTTCCAGCGGCTATGTGAAATTATTGACCCAGATAATGCACAAGGTGTTCAGCTCGTCTTGGTTGGTGGTTGTAGAAATGAGGAAGACTATCAAAGAGTGGAAAATTTAAAGACACTTGCATCTACTTTAGGAATTAATGATAAGGTAGTTTGGAAACTCAATGCAACTTTTTCAGAGCTTTTAGAATGTGTTCAAAATGGGACAATTGGTTTGCATGCAATGTGGTGTGAACATTTTGGAATTTGCATAGTTGAATGCATGGCAGGAGGGCTCATCATGGTTGCCAATGATTCTGGTGGACCAAAAATGGATATTGTTGTTGAATTTGAGGGTCAGCAAACAGGTTATAGAGCTACAGATCCTGAGTCATATGCTCAGGCAATGAAAAAAGTTTTGGAATTGACTGATGAAGAGAGAGATCGTATTCGTATTGCAGCTCGAAACTCGGTTGACAGATTCAGTGATGATCAGTTTGAAATATCCTTCCTTAGTGTAAGTGAAAGCATTTTTTCTAGTGCAGTAGTAAGTTAA